In a genomic window of Desulfovibrio sp. JC022:
- a CDS encoding EamA family transporter produces MNIKGCIFVICAAIMWGLIGPISKFPIEQGVAPLENAFWRAVFAWMLFAVHACRIRAIKIDLKDLPQILGFGFVGVTIFYGSYQLAVQDVGAALASVLLYTAPVWVAFMSWLLLGEKMTPVKISAMLITISGVACVSLGPQIFGTGTEMTFTWPGIIFGLTSGFTYALYYIYGKTIFARYTTPTIFLYALPVGAIFLLPFFEFTPKTGTSWMSLIALALICTYGAYSIYYAGLKWLEPTSASVIATIEPVIAAILAWLWWNESFDWTGYIGSALIISAVLMIVMENKIIAFFASGAQKVNAKTS; encoded by the coding sequence GTGAATATTAAAGGCTGTATCTTCGTCATCTGTGCCGCGATCATGTGGGGTCTGATCGGCCCCATTTCCAAATTCCCCATAGAACAGGGAGTTGCACCACTTGAGAATGCCTTCTGGCGGGCAGTTTTCGCATGGATGCTCTTTGCTGTCCATGCCTGCCGCATCCGGGCAATCAAAATCGACCTTAAAGACCTGCCCCAGATTCTAGGTTTCGGCTTTGTGGGCGTGACCATCTTTTACGGTTCCTACCAGTTGGCGGTACAGGATGTAGGCGCGGCCCTTGCCTCGGTCTTGCTCTACACAGCCCCGGTATGGGTGGCCTTCATGTCATGGCTGCTGCTGGGTGAAAAAATGACTCCGGTCAAGATTTCCGCCATGCTGATAACCATCAGCGGAGTAGCCTGTGTTTCTCTCGGACCCCAGATTTTCGGAACCGGGACTGAAATGACCTTCACCTGGCCGGGCATCATCTTCGGTCTGACTTCCGGGTTCACCTACGCCCTCTACTACATCTACGGTAAGACCATCTTCGCACGCTACACCACACCGACAATATTTCTCTATGCCCTGCCCGTGGGGGCAATCTTCCTGCTGCCCTTTTTTGAGTTCACCCCCAAAACCGGAACCTCATGGATGAGCCTCATCGCGCTGGCCCTGATCTGCACCTACGGCGCATACTCTATTTACTACGCGGGCCTGAAATGGCTGGAACCAACATCCGCCTCGGTAATAGCCACCATCGAACCCGTAATCGCCGCCATTCTCGCATGGCTGTGGTGGAACGAAAGCTTTGACTGGACCGGATACATCGGCAGTGCGCTGATTATTTCAGCAGTGCTTATGATTGTAATGGAAAATAAAATTATCGCATTTTTTGCCTCTGGAGCCCAAAAAGTAAATGCTAAAACAAGTTAA
- a CDS encoding RluA family pseudouridine synthase yields the protein MNEIDKRIAEDSDEGQRLDKFMLKMLPESGLRERRRLIESGCVTVNGRSCRSGLKMFSGAEVVLFDAEDRSCAVEILSRVKVVKQGDGFGAVYKPEGLHSAAVAGSPAPSVEECLDGIFSGQDPILANRLDFLTSGMLLVAFGVERENEFRAYEDSSTVDKIYHAKVHGIPDESFIVKNRLDTEDRKRTKVLDEQASPERWTSAEVVKSYEDGTSLLDIRIAKGARHQIRAHLAHAGFPIVGDSLYGREDGADRMYLHHRKIILPGFEAVCETGW from the coding sequence TTGAATGAAATTGACAAAAGAATAGCTGAAGATAGCGACGAAGGTCAGCGGCTGGATAAATTTATGCTCAAGATGCTTCCTGAAAGCGGACTTCGTGAGCGCAGGCGGCTTATTGAGAGTGGATGTGTTACCGTCAATGGTCGCAGCTGCCGTTCCGGTCTGAAGATGTTTTCCGGCGCGGAAGTTGTTCTATTTGACGCTGAGGACCGCTCTTGCGCTGTGGAGATTTTGTCTCGGGTAAAGGTGGTCAAGCAGGGTGATGGGTTCGGTGCTGTTTACAAACCTGAAGGTCTTCATTCAGCGGCAGTTGCAGGAAGCCCGGCACCTTCAGTAGAAGAATGTCTGGACGGAATTTTTTCGGGACAGGACCCTATTCTTGCTAACAGGCTGGACTTTCTTACTTCCGGGATGTTGCTGGTCGCCTTCGGAGTGGAAAGGGAAAATGAATTTCGCGCATACGAGGATTCAAGTACCGTGGATAAAATTTACCATGCCAAGGTGCATGGCATCCCTGATGAATCTTTTATCGTAAAGAACAGACTCGATACCGAAGATCGCAAGCGCACAAAAGTGCTCGATGAGCAGGCTTCACCGGAACGCTGGACCAGTGCAGAGGTGGTGAAAAGCTATGAAGACGGCACATCTCTTTTAGATATACGGATAGCCAAGGGCGCCCGCCACCAGATTCGCGCCCACCTCGCCCATGCGGGATTTCCTATTGTTGGTGATTCTCTTTATGGTCGCGAGGACGGGGCGGACAGGATGTATCTGCATCACCGGAAGATTATTCTGCCCGGTTTTGAGGCGGTTTGTGAGACGGGGTGGTAA
- a CDS encoding rubrerythrin family protein yields the protein MTKTLENLKAAFAGESQANRKYLAFAEKAEAEGKPGVAKLFRAAAAAETIHAHAHLRLMKGIGSTEENLKQAIEGESYEFESMYPEMMEDAKAEGENAVLRYFGFANEAEKIHANLYTEALNADGDKFAEAEFYICSVCGHTQNGAATEKCPICGAAPKAYSKVD from the coding sequence ATGACCAAAACACTTGAAAATCTTAAAGCAGCTTTTGCAGGCGAATCTCAGGCTAACCGTAAATATCTCGCTTTCGCTGAAAAAGCAGAAGCTGAAGGCAAACCCGGCGTAGCCAAACTTTTCCGCGCAGCCGCAGCAGCAGAAACTATTCACGCTCACGCTCATCTGCGCCTTATGAAAGGTATCGGCTCCACGGAAGAAAACCTGAAACAGGCTATTGAAGGCGAAAGCTACGAATTCGAATCCATGTATCCCGAGATGATGGAAGATGCCAAAGCTGAAGGCGAAAATGCAGTACTGCGCTACTTCGGTTTTGCAAATGAAGCGGAAAAAATTCATGCGAATCTGTACACTGAAGCACTCAACGCTGACGGAGACAAGTTTGCAGAAGCTGAATTCTACATCTGTTCAGTATGCGGACACACTCAGAACGGTGCTGCAACTGAAAAGTGTCCTATCTGCGGAGCCGCTCCCAAGGCTTACAGCAAAGTGGACTAA
- the ftsY gene encoding signal recognition particle-docking protein FtsY, with amino-acid sequence MGFFSKVKKLWSSPEEKAEQALKDYLGDDYEPQEEVEEPEVKAQPEPEPAPEPEPTPEPERVEPEPVETKVEAEPEQVEEKAEIPAEEPIIEEPASEPEITEQTPVAEVEPVAEPEQEIIVDTPAVEVEPEPVAEPAQEVIEETPAAEMEPVAKKTVAPAGPTILEPVMETEAQPAEDKPQWQIELTKSLQQAEPRLSVWLGLILEGIEEAGDDLWDRLAFLLEALEAPRNEAEDFIVRFKDWLEDMDYEYVDDFRSELQYRLALALELEDEEDERSRLFIKLSEGLNKTREQITKRIDSMLSSHTDFDDDFWEEFEEILIMADVGYDASMELVERMKERIRKAGETNPENFKDLLREELDDIFKVPKRIKAFNPPEVVMMIGVNGVGKTTTIAKLAHRAQMQGRKVLIVAGDTFRAAAIGQLEVWARRVGAGFYAKEEGSDPAAVAFEAIDYAVKNGYDLMLLDTAGRLHNKANLMEELLKIRRVLGKKHDEAPHRSVLVIDATTGQNALSQTKIFNEEIGVDELILTKLDGTAKGGVMISVTMQHKIPITHIGLGEKMEDLRPFNGEDFAKALLLS; translated from the coding sequence ATGGGATTCTTTTCTAAAGTAAAAAAATTGTGGAGCAGCCCTGAAGAAAAGGCTGAACAAGCACTTAAAGACTATCTCGGCGATGATTATGAGCCGCAAGAAGAAGTAGAAGAACCGGAAGTTAAAGCTCAGCCGGAACCTGAGCCCGCACCCGAACCTGAACCGACTCCTGAGCCGGAGCGCGTTGAACCGGAACCTGTTGAAACCAAAGTCGAAGCAGAGCCGGAACAAGTTGAAGAAAAAGCTGAAATCCCGGCAGAAGAGCCGATTATCGAAGAGCCTGCTTCTGAGCCGGAAATCACCGAGCAAACTCCTGTTGCAGAAGTGGAACCTGTTGCCGAACCTGAGCAGGAAATAATCGTAGATACTCCAGCTGTAGAAGTGGAACCGGAACCAGTTGCCGAACCTGCGCAGGAAGTTATCGAAGAAACTCCCGCTGCTGAAATGGAACCTGTTGCGAAAAAAACAGTTGCGCCAGCCGGACCGACCATCCTTGAACCGGTTATGGAAACCGAAGCTCAGCCCGCGGAAGACAAGCCGCAGTGGCAGATTGAGCTGACCAAATCCCTGCAACAGGCAGAACCGCGACTTTCCGTATGGCTGGGCCTGATCCTTGAGGGAATCGAGGAAGCCGGAGACGATCTCTGGGATCGCCTTGCCTTCCTGCTGGAAGCACTTGAAGCACCGAGGAATGAAGCCGAAGACTTCATCGTCCGCTTCAAAGATTGGCTCGAAGACATGGATTACGAGTATGTGGATGATTTCCGCTCCGAACTCCAGTACCGTCTGGCCCTCGCCCTTGAACTTGAGGATGAGGAAGACGAACGCAGTCGCCTGTTCATCAAGCTTTCCGAAGGTCTGAACAAGACCCGTGAGCAGATCACCAAGCGTATCGATTCCATGCTCTCCAGCCATACCGACTTTGATGATGATTTCTGGGAAGAATTCGAGGAAATCCTGATCATGGCTGATGTCGGTTACGATGCTTCCATGGAACTGGTGGAGCGCATGAAAGAGCGCATCCGCAAGGCCGGGGAAACCAACCCTGAGAATTTCAAAGACTTGTTGCGTGAAGAACTGGACGATATTTTTAAAGTCCCCAAACGCATCAAAGCATTCAACCCGCCGGAAGTCGTCATGATGATCGGCGTAAACGGTGTCGGTAAAACCACCACAATCGCAAAACTGGCCCACCGCGCTCAGATGCAGGGCCGCAAGGTACTCATCGTTGCCGGTGATACTTTCCGCGCTGCCGCCATCGGTCAGCTCGAAGTCTGGGCCCGCCGCGTGGGTGCTGGATTCTACGCCAAGGAAGAAGGCTCTGACCCAGCAGCCGTAGCATTTGAAGCCATCGACTACGCAGTCAAAAACGGCTACGACCTCATGCTGCTCGATACTGCCGGACGTCTGCACAACAAAGCCAACCTTATGGAAGAACTGCTTAAAATCCGCAGGGTCCTCGGCAAGAAGCACGATGAAGCACCGCACCGCAGCGTGCTGGTCATCGATGCCACCACCGGACAGAACGCCCTCTCCCAGACCAAGATCTTCAACGAAGAAATCGGCGTTGATGAACTGATCCTGACCAAGCTTGACGGAACAGCCAAAGGCGGAGTCATGATATCAGTTACCATGCAGCACAAAATCCCCATCACCCACATCGGTTTGGGCGAGAAAATGGAAGACCTCAGACCGTTTAACGGCGAGGACTTTGCTAAGGCTTTGTTGCTGTCGTAA